The DNA segment TGATCAGCTTCCAGCCCTGGTTGAGGCCTCCGACGAGGTTCTCCGCCTGGACGCGCACGTCGTCGTAGAAGACTGCCGCGATGTCGTGGCTCGAGAGCAGGTCGAGCGTGTCGACGCGGATGCCCGGCGTCTTCATGTCGACGAGGAACATCGACAGGCCGCCGTGCTTGTCGGCCTTCTGGTCCGTCCGAACCGCGAGCCAGCAGTAGTCGGCGTCGGAGGCGAGGCTCGTCCAGAGCTTCTGCCCGTTGATGATGTAGTCGCCACTCCCGTCGTCGGCGAGATCGGCGCGGGTCTGGAGCGCGGCGAGATCCGTACCCGCCTGCGGCTCGGAGTAGCCGATGCAGAAGTGGATCTCGCCCGCGAGGATCTTCGGCAGGAAGCGCTTCTTCTGCTCCTCGTTTCCGTTCACCATCAGCGTCGGCCCGACGGTGTTCACCGTCAGCATCGGCACCGGCGCCCGCGCCCGCATCGACTCGTCGAAGAAGACGAACTGCTCGATCTCGCTCCGCCCCTGGCCGCCGAACTCCTTCGGCCAACCGATCCCGAGCCAGCCGTCCTTGCCCATCTGGCGCGTGATCTCGCGCGTCGTCGGACCGATGCCGTGCTCCTTGGCGAGCTCGGCCTTGATCTCGGGCGTCAAGAGGCGGCTGTAGTAGGCGCGCAGCTCCTGGCGCAGCGCCTCCTGCTCTTCGTTGTATCCGATGTACATGGCGTTTCTCCAGCGAGAGCTGGAGGATCAGCGAAGCGTGCCCGGGGCGCCAGCGCGGCGACCGGCGAGCCACGGCTCGCGCGACTCAGTCGCTACGCGGGCGCGCGGCGCCCATCGCGACCAGCCCCAGCCCGAGCAGGAGCGCTATCGAGGGCTCCGGGATGACGAAGAGCACGTCGAGGCCCTGCGGGTTACCGCGGGTCCAGGGTTGCCGGATCGTGAAGTCATACCGCCCGGGCTGGAGTACGCCCTCACGGCGGATCGATTGATATCCGGCCGGCGCCCGTAGGCCGAAGATCGATTCGAAGTCATTGATCGGGAAGTTGGGATTCCGAAGAAGACCAATCCGGCCGTCGCCGGGGCCCGGCGGCGGCCGATTCACGCTCGTCACGTCGATCATGTACGGCGTCGGCTGGTCGATCTGGAGGACTGCGCGCAGCCAGGAGCGTCCGTTCCCGCCGGTTCGCTCGATCGTGAAGTAGTTCCAGTCGACGAGGTCGGGATCAGCGACGCCGACCGAGGAATCCTCTCCGATGCCCGTCACGCGCGTCGAGAACGCGATCCGCGTGGGCGTCACCTCCGACTCGAGCGCGATTCGACCGTAGCCGTCCGCCACGCGCTCGCTTCCCGCCATCCGTTCTTCGAGCGTGGGATTCCAGACTCCGAAGTCCTCGGATTCAGCCTGATGGGGCGAGAAGTCCGTGACGAACCCCCAATAGGGTTCGTATGTGTAGGACGCGAAGACCTCGATCTCGCGCCGCACCTCGACGATCGAGGCCGACGCCGGGCCGGACGCCAGAATGGCGATCGCCACCATCGTGCAACGGATCCACGCGCGGCCTCGAGACATGATTCTCCTCTGCTGGAGAGGAGTGGTCCCGAGGGGCCGATTGTGGGGAGGAAGTTCGCGGGCGCGCTCACGAATTCGCGATCGGCAATCTCTTCACGCCTCGCCGATCGCTCGACCTCCTCTTCACGCGTCGGGCAGCGGCCCCGTCCACTGCGCCCGTTGCGAGATCTCGAGCAGGTTCCCGTCCGGATCACGGACCATCGCCATCCGCGCCACCTCGCCGAGATTCATCGGGCGGACGACGACCTCACCCCCGGCTTCCTCGACCCGCGCCGTCTCGGCGTCGCAGTCGCGGATCTGGACCGTCAGGTAGAGCCACCCGCGCTGGGCCTGCGCGAATCCGCTCGGCGCGTCGTCGCGCTCCTCGAAGAGCAGGACCGAGTCGCCGCACCGCACGCGATCGCGCGCCTCCTCCGTGAAGCCCAGCACGTCCCGGTAGTACGCCATCGTCCGGGCGAGGTCGCGGACCGCGATGCGAACACCGATCTGTGTCACCCCCTCGGTCCCGGTCGGTACGAAGACGACGCGATTGCCGTCCGGATCCGCCATCTCGCGCGGGGCATCGAGCTCGTCCCGCGCGATCAGCAGCGCCTGAATCCCCGAGCGCTGGTCCCCCGTGAGCGCTTTGCGGACGTTCACCTTCACGACCGTCCCGCGTTCGTCGAAGCGGTACTGGACCTGATCCTTCACGACCGGGATCGAGTGGTCGAAGACGAGCCCCGCCTCGTCCCGCCAGAAGTCCACGACGGCGGGATCCTCGCTCACGAGGCCCACGTCGAGCTGGCTCTTCACGACCTCGATCACGCACTCTCCTCCGCGAGCGCCGCGTCGACCGCCTTCGCCAGGTCGGCCTGCGTCCACGGGCCGTCTTCCGGCGCTCTCGCCCCGACCGGCTTCTCCTGCACGATCGGGAAGAGGCCGACGTAGGGGCCGGAGGCAGTGAAGATCCGGCCGTTGACGTGCTTCGCCGCGTCGCTCAGCAGGTACGCGTAGATCGGCGCGCACTCTTCGGGCGGCGGCGAATTCAGGCTGATCTCGGCGAGCCCGTCCGACAGGATCCCCCGCGCCTCGAGCCCGCGGATCATCTCCTCGTAGTCGGGCCCGGTCGACAGACGGGTCTTCGCGCCGGGGCAGACCGCGTTGCAGCGGATCCCGACCTCGGCGAGATCCGTCGCCATGCACCAGGTGAGCGAGTTGATGCCGCCCTTGGCCGCGGGGTAGGCGCTTCCGCCGTACATGCCGAGGAAGCCGTGGCTGCTCGTGTTCACGATCACGCCGCCGCCTGCCTCCCGCAGATGCGGAATCGCGGCGCGGGAGCAGAGGAAGGTGCCGTCGAGGTGGACGGAGACGACTCGGGACCAATCGTCGATCTCGATCTCCTGGATCCCGTTCGCCGGCTTCCCGGGGATTCCGGCGCAGTTCACCAGTCCGTCGAGGCCGCCCCAGGTGTCGACCGCGGTCCGCATGATCGCCTCCGCCGCCGAGGGCTCCGCGACGGACCCCACGCAGGCGGCGCCCTGGCCTCCCGCCGCGACGAGCT comes from the bacterium genome and includes:
- a CDS encoding acyl-CoA dehydrogenase family protein: MYIGYNEEQEALRQELRAYYSRLLTPEIKAELAKEHGIGPTTREITRQMGKDGWLGIGWPKEFGGQGRSEIEQFVFFDESMRARAPVPMLTVNTVGPTLMVNGNEEQKKRFLPKILAGEIHFCIGYSEPQAGTDLAALQTRADLADDGSGDYIINGQKLWTSLASDADYCWLAVRTDQKADKHGGLSMFLVDMKTPGIRVDTLDLLSSHDIAAVFYDDVRVQAENLVGGLNQGWKLITGQLNHERVTLCAPGMIEGAYDAVVQWAKDTKRPDGGRVIDDEWVQVNLAKVKAGLHALRLLNWKVAWTAAEGRKLNPADASTIKVYGTEFFLEAFRLMMEVMGQRAYLRPDGKADELVADGMVEMLYRSLLILTFGGGTNEIQRDLIGLFGLGLPRIPRM
- a CDS encoding PEP-CTERM sorting domain-containing protein (PEP-CTERM proteins occur, often in large numbers, in the proteomes of bacteria that also encode an exosortase, a predicted intramembrane cysteine proteinase. The presence of a PEP-CTERM domain at a protein's C-terminus predicts cleavage within the sorting domain, followed by covalent anchoring to some some component of the (usually Gram-negative) cell surface. Many PEP-CTERM proteins exhibit an unusual sequence composition that includes large numbers of potential glycosylation sites. Expression of one such protein has been shown restore the ability of a bacterium to form floc, a type of biofilm.), yielding MSRGRAWIRCTMVAIAILASGPASASIVEVRREIEVFASYTYEPYWGFVTDFSPHQAESEDFGVWNPTLEERMAGSERVADGYGRIALESEVTPTRIAFSTRVTGIGEDSSVGVADPDLVDWNYFTIERTGGNGRSWLRAVLQIDQPTPYMIDVTSVNRPPPGPGDGRIGLLRNPNFPINDFESIFGLRAPAGYQSIRREGVLQPGRYDFTIRQPWTRGNPQGLDVLFVIPEPSIALLLGLGLVAMGAARPRSD
- a CDS encoding VOC family protein — its product is MIEVVKSQLDVGLVSEDPAVVDFWRDEAGLVFDHSIPVVKDQVQYRFDERGTVVKVNVRKALTGDQRSGIQALLIARDELDAPREMADPDGNRVVFVPTGTEGVTQIGVRIAVRDLARTMAYYRDVLGFTEEARDRVRCGDSVLLFEERDDAPSGFAQAQRGWLYLTVQIRDCDAETARVEEAGGEVVVRPMNLGEVARMAMVRDPDGNLLEISQRAQWTGPLPDA
- a CDS encoding SDR family oxidoreductase: MTRVLEGLRIVVTGSSEGIGRAIALCLASEGARVVVNASGGGEGGRAAAEARLAGLVDELVAAGGQGAACVGSVAEPSAAEAIMRTAVDTWGGLDGLVNCAGIPGKPANGIQEIEIDDWSRVVSVHLDGTFLCSRAAIPHLREAGGGVIVNTSSHGFLGMYGGSAYPAAKGGINSLTWCMATDLAEVGIRCNAVCPGAKTRLSTGPDYEEMIRGLEARGILSDGLAEISLNSPPPEECAPIYAYLLSDAAKHVNGRIFTASGPYVGLFPIVQEKPVGARAPEDGPWTQADLAKAVDAALAEESA